A window of Bufo gargarizans isolate SCDJY-AF-19 chromosome 9, ASM1485885v1, whole genome shotgun sequence contains these coding sequences:
- the LOC122946512 gene encoding NF-kappa-B-activating protein gives MPPIHRSRSRSPGSPRKRHHSSSSDRSPEKKSRRSKSRERSVSNGHRRSRSRERAPSSRTYHGKQWGDYYEKGKEEIMRQRQEAFIARRLNERERIGELGAPEVWGLSPKVPEPDSDEHTPVEEEEKSKKSNSSDSSSEEEKKKKKKKKKKKKKSSRKKHRKHSEDSESGSEQSESSDEDEKKKSKKKKKHKKKKSKKKRSKKTKKESTDSSSEDSDDQMQEETTWVERTKANLEDVDFVGPEAPMTHLSQDDKPLNYGHALLPGEGAAMAEYVKAGKRIPRRGEIGLTSDEIASFEVSGYVMSGSRHRRMEAVRLRKENQIYSADEKRALASFNQEERRKRENKILSSFREMVYRKTKGKDDK, from the exons ATGCCGCCCATACACCGCTCCCGGAGCCGCAGTCCGGGCTCTCCACGGAAACGGCACCACAGCAGCAGTAGCGACAGGTCCCCGGAGAAgaagagcaggagatccaagtcCCGAGAACGAAGTGTCAGCAATGGCCACCGCCGCAGCCGCTCCAGAGAGCGAGCCCCTTCCAGCCGGACGTACCACGGCAAGCAGTGGGGGGACTACTACGAGAAAGGAAAGGAGGAGATTATGAGACAGAGGCAGGAAGCGTTTATAGCCAG acgtctgaatgaaaGAGAGAGGATTGGAGAATTGGGAGCTCCAGAAGTCTGGGGTCTTTCACCGAAAGTTCCAGAACCAGA CTCTGATGAACACACTCCcgtagaagaggaggaaaaatCTAAAAAATCTAACAGTTCAGACTCTTCCTCAGAAG aagagaagaagaagaaaaaaaagaaaaagaaaaaaaagaaaaagtcatCAAGAAAAAAGCATAGAAAACACTCAGAAGACAGCGAAAGCGGCTCCGAACAGTCAGAAAGCAGTG atGAAGATGAGAAAAAGAAatcaaagaaaaagaagaaacacaAAAA AAAGAAATCAAAGAAAAAGAGAAGCAAGAAAACCAAAAAGGAGTCCACTGATTCCAGTAGTGAAGACTCCGACGACCAGATGCAAGAAGAAACTACATGGGTAGAGAGAACaa AGGCTAATCTTGAAGATGTGGATTTTGTTGGGCCTGAAGCTCCAATGACACATTTATCACAGGATGATAAACCATTAAA CTATGGCCATGCTTTGCTACCTGGTGAGGGTGCAGCTATGGCAGAATATGTAAAGGCTGGTAAACGTATCCCGAGAAGAGGTGAAATTGGCCTAACAAGTGATGAAATTGCCTCTTTTGAGGTGTCTGGCTATGTGAtgagtggaagcag gcaccgGCGTATGGAGGCTGTCCGTCTGCGTAAGGAGAAccagatttatagtgcagatGAGAAGAGGGCACTGGCTTCCTTTAACCAAGAAGAGCGGCGAAAGAGGGAAAACAAGATCTTGTCAAGCTTCAGGGAGATGGTTTACCGGAAAACCAAGGGAAAGGACGACAAATAA